GCGGCGATCATAGGTTCCCGCCCGGTTTCTGCCTATCGGCCCGCTATAACGAGACCCATCTGCCCGTATCCACAAGAAGCCCGCTATTTAGGTACCGGCAACACGAACGACGCGGCCAACTTCCTCTGCGCTACGCCGATCAAGGCCAAGGTCAAAATTGAACCGGAGGTCGTAAACCTGAGCAAAGGTACATTCACCGCCTTCATTACCTTGCCGTGGCGCTATAACCTGAAAATCGCAGATATCCAGGGCGTGGCGTGCGAAGGGGCCGGCGTGGTAAAAGGCAGCATCTACCGGTTCGGCACCGGCTACATGGCGAAATTCAACACACAGGACCTCGTGGGTATCGCCGCGGGTAATAAGGTTTCGCTCAAAGTAACCTTGATAGCCGACTACCGCGGTAAGGAACTGTCTTTCGAAGGAAGCGACAAAGTAAACATCAAATGAAATGATACCGTCCTATAGGACAATGTAGGAATGAGGGGCAGGGCGCCCATATGACCCTGCCCCTCATTTTATCTCAATTTCTTCCCTGAAAATAGATTTCCATACACGTTTGCGTTGTGCATCGCTCGATATAAACGGTTCTAAAAGACACGTGCAGCGGCTTCAGTATGGGGAAGAGCGTCCGTACAATTTCGTATGCGCGGAAAGATCAGGTAAGCCGTTTTTTAAACCGCGAGGAACTGAGTAAAAGAATTACGACGCCCAGTGCGAAGAGCGAGAGTATCTGCGGCCAGAGGATGCCTATGCCGACCCCCTTGAGAAAGATGCCGCGTACCACCACGAGAAAATACCTCAAGGGATTGGCGTAGGTTATGTACTGGAATATGGCGGGCATATTCTCTATAGGGGTGACAAATCCGGAGAGCAGGATGGCGGGCTGAAAGAAGAGAAATGACGCCATGATCGATTGCTGGGGGGTCTTGGCTATGGTCGATATGAAAAGCCCTATGCCGAGCACGGGGAGAAGATAGATGATCGTGCAGAGAAAGAGAAATGGAAAGGCCCCTTTTATAGGCACATCAAACCAGAAGACACCCACAGCAGTGACCAGTGCCATATCGAAAAAGGCAATAATGGCGGGAGGGACGGTCTTACCCAGCATGAGCTCCACCGGCCGTATGGGGGTAACCATGAGCTGCTCCATGGTGCCCACCTCCCTTTCCCTGACCACCGACATGGAGGTGGAGATGAGGCAGGTAAGCATGATGATCGAGGCCACAACGCCAGGGATCATATAGTTCCTGCTCTTGAGATCGGGGTTATACCAGACACGGGTACGAAAGTCTATGTTTGAAAGCACGGGATGTATGGGGGCGGCGGCCTTTTCTTTGGCAAAGGCTGTCACAATTGCATTTACATAGCTCATGGCGATCAAAGCAGTGTTTGAATCGGTGCCGTCCACGATGACCTGTATTTGCGTGGGTATCTCTTTTTTCACATCCCTCGAAAATCCCCTGTTGATCTGGATGGCGCAGAGCGCCTTGCCTCTCTCGATGAGGTCTGCCATCTCCCGCGGTGAGGTGGGTCTGTAGATGATGTTGAAATATCCCGACGACGTGAGCTTCTGTGCTAACTCTCTGCTCTCGTATGATTGATCGAGATCGTAGAAAGCGGTGGATATGGAATTGACATCGAAGGTAGCCACGTAGCCGAAGAGGATGAGCTGGATGATGGGTGTGACCAAAAGAAAAAAGGCGGACCGGCGGTCTCTGAACATCTGTATGAATTCCTTGATCACGAGATGTTTTATCCTCTCCAGCATTTCAATCGATCCTCTTTTTGAATTTTCTTACGGCGAGAAAAAAGACGGCCATGGCATAGACCGTGAGCAGCATGGTCTCCCAAAAAAGGTGGGAGAGCGGTGCACCTTTCAGAAATATCCCTTTCAGAATAGTCACAAAATACCGTGCAGGGATGAGATATGTGATGATCTGTAGCGGCAGG
The Syntrophorhabdaceae bacterium DNA segment above includes these coding regions:
- a CDS encoding ABC transporter permease, whose protein sequence is MLERIKHLVIKEFIQMFRDRRSAFFLLVTPIIQLILFGYVATFDVNSISTAFYDLDQSYESRELAQKLTSSGYFNIIYRPTSPREMADLIERGKALCAIQINRGFSRDVKKEIPTQIQVIVDGTDSNTALIAMSYVNAIVTAFAKEKAAAPIHPVLSNIDFRTRVWYNPDLKSRNYMIPGVVASIIMLTCLISTSMSVVREREVGTMEQLMVTPIRPVELMLGKTVPPAIIAFFDMALVTAVGVFWFDVPIKGAFPFLFLCTIIYLLPVLGIGLFISTIAKTPQQSIMASFLFFQPAILLSGFVTPIENMPAIFQYITYANPLRYFLVVVRGIFLKGVGIGILWPQILSLFALGVVILLLSSSRFKKRLT